The nucleotide sequence CATAACTGTCGCTAGCTTGTTCATGTGTCATTGCAAGCCCATTTGAGAGTTCATCATTTTTTTGATAATCCGATGTATCATACATACGCCCTGCAAGTTCAAGATTTTTGCCTTTATTCTCTTTCATGAAGTCCCTCCTTTCGTACTTAAATTATTTTTTGATATAAGTACGAAAACCATACTTCTGTTTTCAATAGTATTGAAAACAAAAACCCTTCAAGTAAGAAGGGTTTAATCATCTGCAAATTATAGTAAGTGCTCTTTATCTTCACTAATAACCTGTTCTAAAAGACGTTTTTTTATCATCCTGCAACAACCAGACTGTCAGCAATACACCAATTAAAGTGAGTGCAGCAAAAAATATGTACACCCCATAAATACTGAATTCTTCAAAAATGATCCCGCCGAAGAATGTGAAAAACCAATTGCCCAATCCGTTGCCAACTGCGGAATAAATCGTCACTGCCGTTGCTGTAATATGCAATGGCGTTATATCCCGAATATACTGCAAGCCTGCTGGAATAAACAATCCTAGTGAAAAACCCTGAATTACAGCTGAGGCGTATACAAGTGATAAAGCAGGCTCCGTAAAATAAAAAATCCATCTAACCAATGAGACAAGAGCTGCAATAAAAGCAACCTGAAGCAGTCCTATTTTACGAATCCAGCTTCCGGCAACCCTCATAAATGGAATCTCGGATAACACTGCGATAAGGAATGCGATACCTATACCTGTATATGTGCCACCTCGGTCCTCCACAAACAAACTGAAGTAAAAGTTATTGGCCAGGTTAGGTCCAAAAACCATGAATGTAACCCCAAGGAAAACAAGAAACTTCTTCATCCGCATTAAATCCTTCATCCCTGAGAAAAGCCCGCTCGGACGTCCCGAAGATTCTTTTGGCATTTTCACCGAAAAAGCTGCGGAAACCAACAATGTCAGGAAAAAAGTGTAGAATATCACTTGCGGGTTCCACTCGGACAATCTTCCCATCACAAATACAGCCAACCCAAATCCCAGGGATCCAAATAAACGGACATTGCCATAATTGACTCCAGCCTTGCTTGTGTATTTTAAAGAAATACTATCTGATAAAGGAATGATTGCGCTTTGAAAAACCGCGAGTATCGTCGCTACA is from Mesobacillus boroniphilus and encodes:
- a CDS encoding MFS transporter, yielding MDKHVKRNIFTLQGFYLFVFFGIGSLFPLLSVYLSEVENLNGYQIGIILSIGPVIMIFFQPFWGMLADMKNFHNRLLTLTTLITGIAALGYIFFEGFFSFIIVATILAVFQSAIIPLSDSISLKYTSKAGVNYGNVRLFGSLGFGLAVFVMGRLSEWNPQVIFYTFFLTLLVSAAFSVKMPKESSGRPSGLFSGMKDLMRMKKFLVFLGVTFMVFGPNLANNFYFSLFVEDRGGTYTGIGIAFLIAVLSEIPFMRVAGSWIRKIGLLQVAFIAALVSLVRWIFYFTEPALSLVYASAVIQGFSLGLFIPAGLQYIRDITPLHITATAVTIYSAVGNGLGNWFFTFFGGIIFEEFSIYGVYIFFAALTLIGVLLTVWLLQDDKKTSFRTGY
- a CDS encoding YozQ family protein gives rise to the protein MKENKGKNLELAGRMYDTSDYQKNDELSNGLAMTHEQASDSYAEGEIGGKVERSSGAEDEFNNRGHQ